One region of Wyeomyia smithii strain HCP4-BCI-WySm-NY-G18 chromosome 3, ASM2978416v1, whole genome shotgun sequence genomic DNA includes:
- the LOC129727467 gene encoding RB1-inducible coiled-coil protein 1 isoform X4 — translation MLYVFHVDTGRMLKFEMSKALENVRSLKETIERHHGIPAGSIVLLVSGGEMLQDANRVCNYIAGTDTNPIYMFSTSLLDAKNQPPPWPSIESDNDLKLQVDKCLELPATYGTVVTRAQLAQQICEMAKEEAKSCETLVHEQHLQQQGWAAVVANMEDVVAEFQERVGDFFRRYDEHRLRYVENKEILSDFDRDLKQLSDIPILPTLMENADSRPYGAFDEVYADASNIAASTSTGSSKTASNHEHTNNSVGSATGTSAPLQEVTGPAESETASEKSSKPLEDVTTTELDAVISEKYRANCISLLDWISASEGQKTLKRMADECLRGLEQFEKATMASLKENIEKAVDLSQREDMKEIKGLEERLCGLERLMFDAKKVVQDQNELAQSFQQNQNRANTLGDTSILPDLCASHRSQLLVMLKNHNHLRDIRRRCAKAKDELGGNLFQRLRYIIHVETRVYELDNSLLFYHTCLKRLQKHLGIIEQIHMAPCMYVTAVTEVVRRRMFSNSFLKWASDLACRLMTIHNEEVMRRHEFTSQFEGHFLSTLFPGMDDMPPSYGIQTPAIFDASLPGLNKQDLEELARFLPELTEKIQLPNIDSVIDFFSSKSVGTNESKSNLTQEPKTDDSEEKITEILEASAGEMKIPEAENVIQLQTKDDEKVCESETDTEEFEKVGQSPIDRRRRIRQKVDTCSIATSTERILQASAETLTEENLGATRIEVERLKGILREVCHLLQSSICVLRMQLSEFKAKHLENEAAFKAQLEAISRSWIDIQEAARNRERETVQQLTVDHELEMNDLRKSIHQKDDEIQSLRSDNSTMKASLIETVSKYESEKQELNNKIEEMKEVVGKLERQLADVNVDRNKAIQEAIEQLEHKHKTDIESLRCRYKLMTSMDRSPSDTSLEKIEKPDMIDIASHEQLLAQAREDFNREKERAIKTAIEEERQRWELSQQQKSLAQPQRSMGSSPGTPTGSHDVYKRILEEKERQLDELRDKEVHLLRENQRYKETIQSLTDPELCSNQIIFKQQVELLEREKLQLANELEVQLNRFSGAASIQSCSKGDTVLVIYNSTYNQYTIVQNGPVLYFLHAESYAAFNLTPLVMGEVPKIVYCVGTVVDKDYCHARKDENRYKVSRGTRFYRVKVRPLPRNSSGSGGGSSTAGSSTSKTVDSDKHSNKKEKSKSSTLSRSSSTITDQSVTAGTPGLLIDSFAQTEQMTSPLMEDSSIKTSTSRDMIDSGVVEQLKSTYKERNISITDEEDVTYSGSASGSVDFADQDRLRYQSVCEEDEERQQPDSINSNTTLTENHF, via the exons ATGCTATACGTTTTTCACGTTGATACCGGGCGAATGCTGAAGTTCGAGATGAGCAAGGCTCTTGAGAA CGTTCGCTCGTTGAAAGAAACTATTGAACGGCATCACGGGATACCGGCTGGCAGTATTGTGCTGCTGGTCAGCGGAGGCGAAATGTTGCAGGACGCCAATCGAGTGTGCAATTATATAGCCGGTACTGACACCAACCCGATATATATGTTTAGCACGAGTTTGTTGGATGCCAAGAATCAACCGCCACCATGGCCTAGCATAGAATCCG ATAATGATCTAAAACTTCAGGTGGATAAGTGCCTCGAGTTGCCGGCTACATATGGAACGGTTGTGACCCGGGCCCAATTAGCACAGCAGATCTGCGAGATGGCCAAGGAGGAAGCCAAATCATGTGAAaccttggtgcacgagcaaCACCTTCAACAGCAAGGATGGGCAGCCGTTGTTGCCAACATGGAAGACGTGGTGGCCGAGTTTCAGGAACGCGTTGGTGATTTCTTCAGGCGGTACGACGAGCACCGACTGCGTTACGTGGAAAACAAGGAAATTTTATCGGA CTTCGACAGAGACTTGAAGCAGCTTTCGGATATTCCTATTTTACCAACACTGATGGAGAATGCCGATTCACGTCCGTATGGTGCTTTTGATGAAGTTTACGCAGACGCAAGTAATATTGCAGCAAGCACATCTACCGGAAGCAGTAAAACTGCTAGTAATCATGAGCACACAAACAACAGTGTCGGTAGTGCTACAGGGACATCGGCCCCGCTACAGGAAGTAACCGGACCTGCGGAGAGTGAAACTGCCTCAGAAAAATCGTCCAAACCTTTGGAAGATGTAACGACGACTGAGCTTGATGCGGTAATATCTGAAAAATACAGAGCGAACTGTATTTCGCTGCTCGATTGGATATCTGCTTCTGAGGGGCAGAAAACGTTAAAGCGTATGGCTGACGAGTGTCTCCGCGGGTTGGAGCAGTTTGAAAAGGCCACTATGGCGTCATTGAAAGAGAATATAGAGAAGGCAGTTGATTTATCTCAAAGG GAAGATATGAAAGAAATCAAAGGCCTAGAGGAACGTCTCTGCGGGCTGGAGCGACTAATGTTTGACGCAAAGAAGGTCGTTCAGGATCAGAATGAGCTAGCGCAATCTTTTcaacaaaatcaaaatcgagcgaatacgTTGGGTGACACATCGATCCTTCCTGATCTGTGCGCATCGCACCGAAGCCAATTGTTGGTGATGCTGAAAAATCACAATCACCTAAGGGACATTCGACGTCGATGCGCGAAAGCGAAAGATGAACTAGGAGGCAATCTGTTTCAGCGATTGCG GTACATCATTCACGTAGAGACACGAGTGTACGAACTTGACAATAGCCTGTTGTTCTATCACACTTGCTTGAAGCGTTTGCAAAAACATTTGGGAATCATCGAGCAGATTCACATGGCACCGTGTATGTACGTTACTGCCGTTACAGAAGTGGTTCGCCGGAGGATGTTTTCGAATTCCTTCCTAAAA TGGGCTTCTGACTTAGCATGCCGGCTGATGACGATCCACAATGAGGAAGTAATGCGAAGACACGAATTTACCTCGCAGTTTGAGGGTCACTTTTTGAGTACTCTTTTCCCTGGCATGGACGACATGCCGCCATCATATGGTATCCAGACTCCGGCTATTTTCGATGCTAGTCTACCGGGTTTAAATAAGCAAG ATTTAGAAGAGCTTGCCCGGTTCCTGCCTGAACTAACCGAAAAGATCCAGCTACCGAACATTGATTCTGTGATAGATTTTTTCTCATCTAAATCGGTAGGGACTAATGAAAGCAAAAGTAATCTTACGCAGGAACCTAAAACTGATGACTCTGAGGAAAAGATTACCGAGATACTAGAAGCGTCCGCAGGGGAAATGAAAATTCCGGAGGCTGAGAACGTAATACAACTGCAAACGAAGGACGATGAAAA AGTGTGTGAGTCTGAAACCGACACGGAGGAGTTTGAGAAAGTAGGACAAAGCCCAATCGATCGGCGTCGCAGAATCCGACAGAAGGTGGACACATGCAGTATAGCCACCTCGACTGAACGAATACTGCAAGCAAGCGCAGAAACATTAACAGAG GAAAATCTCGGTGCAACACGCATTGAAGTGGAAAGACTGAAGGGTATTCTGCGCGAAGTCTGCCACCTATTACAATCGTCAATCTGTGTTCTTCGCATGCAGCTATCTGAGTTCAAAGCGAAACATCTGGAAAATGAAGCCGCATTCAAGGCGCAACTTGAAGCGATTAGCCGGTCCTGGATCGATATCCAGGAAGCAGCGCGTAACAGAGAGCGAGAAACGGTACAACAGTTGACGGTTGACCATGAGCTCGAAATGAACGATCTTCGAAAAAGCATCCATCAAAAGGATGACGAAATTCAATCGCTGCGGTCCGACAACTCCACAATGAAGGCAAGCCTCATCGAGACAGTGTCAAAatatgaaagcgaaaaacaggAGCTAAACAATAAAATCGAAGAAATGAAAGAGGTTGTGGGCAAGCTGGAAAGGCAGCTAGCGGACGTAAACGTCGACCGAAATAAGGCCATACAAGAAGCCATTGAACAGCTCGAACATAAGCACAAAACCGACATCGAATCGCTCCGATGCAGGTACAAATTGATGACAAGCATGGACCGTTCGCCATCAGACACGAGCTTGGAGAAGATCGAAAAGCCTGACATGATCGATATAGCAAGTCACGAACAACTACTGGCTCAAGCACGAGAGGATTTCAACCGAGAGAAAGAACGTGCAATTAAAACCGCCATCGAAGAAGAACGACAACGATGGGAGCTATCCCAGCAGCAAAAATCACTTGCTCAGCCGCAACGATCGATGGGAAGTTCCCCGGGAACTCCAACCGGTAGTCACGATGTGTACAAACGGATATTAGAAGAAAAGGAACGACAATTGGACGAGCTGCGGGATAAAGAAGTACATTTGTTGAGAGAAAATCAGCGGTACAAGGAAACAATCCAATCACTAACGGACCCGGAGCTCTGTTCCAACCAAATCATTTTCAAACAACAGGTTGAGCTCTTGGAGCGTGAAAAACTTCAACTGGCAAATGAACTGGAAGTCCAACTGAATCGATTTTCTGGAGCTGCCTCAATACAGTCCTGCTCGAAAGGAGACACTGTGCTAGTAATATACAATAGCACCTATAATCAGTACACTATCGTTCAG aatggcCCCGTGTTGTATTTTTTGCATGCGGAAAGCTATGCGGCCTTCAATTTAACACCGTTGGTAATGGGCGAAGTGCCGAAAATTGTTTACTGTGTTGGGACAGTTGTTGATAAGGATTACTGTCACGCACGTAAAGACGAAAACCGATACAAGGTGTCTCGAGGCACTAGGTTTTATCGGGTGAAAGTTAGACCGTTGCCCAGAAATAGTAGTGGCAGTGGTGGCGGTAGTAGCACTGCCGGTAGCAGCACATCGAAGACCGTAGATTCGGACAAGCACTCcaacaagaaagaaaaaa GTAAATCAAGTACGCTTAGCCGTTCGTCGTCCACAATCACGGATCAGAGCGTTACTGCAGGTACCCCTGGGTTACTCATCGATTCGTTTGCACAAACCGAACAAATGACTTCTCCGCTTATGGAAGACTCTTCCATCAAAACTAGCACTAGCCGGGATATGATTGACTCCGGCGTTGTGGAGCAGCTAAAAAGTACCTACAAGGAACGCAACATTAGCATAACGGACGAGGAGGATGTCACGTACAGTGGAAGCGCCAGTGGTAGTGTTGATTTTGCAGATCAGGACCGACTGCGTTATCAAAGCGTGTGCGAGGAAGATGAAGAAAGGCAACAACCTGACAGCATCAATAGTAATACGACG CTCACTGAAAATCACTTCTAA
- the LOC129727467 gene encoding RB1-inducible coiled-coil protein 1 isoform X3, with product MLYVFHVDTGRMLKFEMSKALENVRSLKETIERHHGIPAGSIVLLVSGGEMLQDANRVCNYIAGTDTNPIYMFSTSLLDAKNQPPPWPSIESDNDLKLQVDKCLELPATYGTVVTRAQLAQQICEMAKEEAKSCETLVHEQHLQQQGWAAVVANMEDVVAEFQERVGDFFRRYDEHRLRYVENKEILSDFDRDLKQLSDIPILPTLMENADSRPYGAFDEVYADASNIAASTSTGSSKTASNHEHTNNSVGSATGTSAPLQEVTGPAESETASEKSSKPLEDVTTTELDAVISEKYRANCISLLDWISASEGQKTLKRMADECLRGLEQFEKATMASLKENIEKAVDLSQREDMKEIKGLEERLCGLERLMFDAKKVVQDQNELAQSFQQNQNRANTLGDTSILPDLCASHRSQLLVMLKNHNHLRDIRRRCAKAKDELGGNLFQRLRYIIHVETRVYELDNSLLFYHTCLKRLQKHLGIIEQIHMAPCMYVTAVTEVVRRRMFSNSFLKWASDLACRLMTIHNEEVMRRHEFTSQFEGHFLSTLFPGMDDMPPSYGIQTPAIFDASLPGLNKQDLEELARFLPELTEKIQLPNIDSVIDFFSSKSVGTNESKSNLTQEPKTDDSEEKITEILEASAGEMKIPEAENVIQLQTKDDEKVCESETDTEEFEKVGQSPIDRRRRIRQKVDTCSIATSTERILQASAETLTEENLGATRIEVERLKGILREVCHLLQSSICVLRMQLSEFKAKHLENEAAFKAQLEAISRSWIDIQEAARNRERETVQQLTVDHELEMNDLRKSIHQKDDEIQSLRSDNSTMKASLIETVSKYESEKQELNNKIEEMKEVVGKLERQLADVNVDRNKAIQEAIEQLEHKHKTDIESLRCRYKLMTSMDRSPSDTSLEKIEKPDMIDIASHEQLLAQAREDFNREKERAIKTAIEEERQRWELSQQQKSLAQPQRSMGSSPGTPTGSHDVYKRILEEKERQLDELRDKEVHLLRENQRYKETIQSLTDPELCSNQIIFKQQVELLEREKLQLANELEVQLNRFSGAASIQSCSKGDTVLVIYNSTYNQYTIVQNGPVLYFLHAESYAAFNLTPLVMGEVPKIVYCVGTVVDKDYCHARKDENRYKVSRGTRFYRVKVRPLPRNSSGSGGGSSTAGSSTSKTVDSDKHSNKKEKSKSSTLSRSSSTITDQSVTAGTPGLLIDSFAQTEQMTSPLMEDSSIKTSTSRDMIDSGVVEQLKSTYKERNISITDEEDVTYSGSASGSVDFADQDRLRYQSVCEEDEERQQPDSINSNTTLMLLRAFLLLNDDE from the exons ATGCTATACGTTTTTCACGTTGATACCGGGCGAATGCTGAAGTTCGAGATGAGCAAGGCTCTTGAGAA CGTTCGCTCGTTGAAAGAAACTATTGAACGGCATCACGGGATACCGGCTGGCAGTATTGTGCTGCTGGTCAGCGGAGGCGAAATGTTGCAGGACGCCAATCGAGTGTGCAATTATATAGCCGGTACTGACACCAACCCGATATATATGTTTAGCACGAGTTTGTTGGATGCCAAGAATCAACCGCCACCATGGCCTAGCATAGAATCCG ATAATGATCTAAAACTTCAGGTGGATAAGTGCCTCGAGTTGCCGGCTACATATGGAACGGTTGTGACCCGGGCCCAATTAGCACAGCAGATCTGCGAGATGGCCAAGGAGGAAGCCAAATCATGTGAAaccttggtgcacgagcaaCACCTTCAACAGCAAGGATGGGCAGCCGTTGTTGCCAACATGGAAGACGTGGTGGCCGAGTTTCAGGAACGCGTTGGTGATTTCTTCAGGCGGTACGACGAGCACCGACTGCGTTACGTGGAAAACAAGGAAATTTTATCGGA CTTCGACAGAGACTTGAAGCAGCTTTCGGATATTCCTATTTTACCAACACTGATGGAGAATGCCGATTCACGTCCGTATGGTGCTTTTGATGAAGTTTACGCAGACGCAAGTAATATTGCAGCAAGCACATCTACCGGAAGCAGTAAAACTGCTAGTAATCATGAGCACACAAACAACAGTGTCGGTAGTGCTACAGGGACATCGGCCCCGCTACAGGAAGTAACCGGACCTGCGGAGAGTGAAACTGCCTCAGAAAAATCGTCCAAACCTTTGGAAGATGTAACGACGACTGAGCTTGATGCGGTAATATCTGAAAAATACAGAGCGAACTGTATTTCGCTGCTCGATTGGATATCTGCTTCTGAGGGGCAGAAAACGTTAAAGCGTATGGCTGACGAGTGTCTCCGCGGGTTGGAGCAGTTTGAAAAGGCCACTATGGCGTCATTGAAAGAGAATATAGAGAAGGCAGTTGATTTATCTCAAAGG GAAGATATGAAAGAAATCAAAGGCCTAGAGGAACGTCTCTGCGGGCTGGAGCGACTAATGTTTGACGCAAAGAAGGTCGTTCAGGATCAGAATGAGCTAGCGCAATCTTTTcaacaaaatcaaaatcgagcgaatacgTTGGGTGACACATCGATCCTTCCTGATCTGTGCGCATCGCACCGAAGCCAATTGTTGGTGATGCTGAAAAATCACAATCACCTAAGGGACATTCGACGTCGATGCGCGAAAGCGAAAGATGAACTAGGAGGCAATCTGTTTCAGCGATTGCG GTACATCATTCACGTAGAGACACGAGTGTACGAACTTGACAATAGCCTGTTGTTCTATCACACTTGCTTGAAGCGTTTGCAAAAACATTTGGGAATCATCGAGCAGATTCACATGGCACCGTGTATGTACGTTACTGCCGTTACAGAAGTGGTTCGCCGGAGGATGTTTTCGAATTCCTTCCTAAAA TGGGCTTCTGACTTAGCATGCCGGCTGATGACGATCCACAATGAGGAAGTAATGCGAAGACACGAATTTACCTCGCAGTTTGAGGGTCACTTTTTGAGTACTCTTTTCCCTGGCATGGACGACATGCCGCCATCATATGGTATCCAGACTCCGGCTATTTTCGATGCTAGTCTACCGGGTTTAAATAAGCAAG ATTTAGAAGAGCTTGCCCGGTTCCTGCCTGAACTAACCGAAAAGATCCAGCTACCGAACATTGATTCTGTGATAGATTTTTTCTCATCTAAATCGGTAGGGACTAATGAAAGCAAAAGTAATCTTACGCAGGAACCTAAAACTGATGACTCTGAGGAAAAGATTACCGAGATACTAGAAGCGTCCGCAGGGGAAATGAAAATTCCGGAGGCTGAGAACGTAATACAACTGCAAACGAAGGACGATGAAAA AGTGTGTGAGTCTGAAACCGACACGGAGGAGTTTGAGAAAGTAGGACAAAGCCCAATCGATCGGCGTCGCAGAATCCGACAGAAGGTGGACACATGCAGTATAGCCACCTCGACTGAACGAATACTGCAAGCAAGCGCAGAAACATTAACAGAG GAAAATCTCGGTGCAACACGCATTGAAGTGGAAAGACTGAAGGGTATTCTGCGCGAAGTCTGCCACCTATTACAATCGTCAATCTGTGTTCTTCGCATGCAGCTATCTGAGTTCAAAGCGAAACATCTGGAAAATGAAGCCGCATTCAAGGCGCAACTTGAAGCGATTAGCCGGTCCTGGATCGATATCCAGGAAGCAGCGCGTAACAGAGAGCGAGAAACGGTACAACAGTTGACGGTTGACCATGAGCTCGAAATGAACGATCTTCGAAAAAGCATCCATCAAAAGGATGACGAAATTCAATCGCTGCGGTCCGACAACTCCACAATGAAGGCAAGCCTCATCGAGACAGTGTCAAAatatgaaagcgaaaaacaggAGCTAAACAATAAAATCGAAGAAATGAAAGAGGTTGTGGGCAAGCTGGAAAGGCAGCTAGCGGACGTAAACGTCGACCGAAATAAGGCCATACAAGAAGCCATTGAACAGCTCGAACATAAGCACAAAACCGACATCGAATCGCTCCGATGCAGGTACAAATTGATGACAAGCATGGACCGTTCGCCATCAGACACGAGCTTGGAGAAGATCGAAAAGCCTGACATGATCGATATAGCAAGTCACGAACAACTACTGGCTCAAGCACGAGAGGATTTCAACCGAGAGAAAGAACGTGCAATTAAAACCGCCATCGAAGAAGAACGACAACGATGGGAGCTATCCCAGCAGCAAAAATCACTTGCTCAGCCGCAACGATCGATGGGAAGTTCCCCGGGAACTCCAACCGGTAGTCACGATGTGTACAAACGGATATTAGAAGAAAAGGAACGACAATTGGACGAGCTGCGGGATAAAGAAGTACATTTGTTGAGAGAAAATCAGCGGTACAAGGAAACAATCCAATCACTAACGGACCCGGAGCTCTGTTCCAACCAAATCATTTTCAAACAACAGGTTGAGCTCTTGGAGCGTGAAAAACTTCAACTGGCAAATGAACTGGAAGTCCAACTGAATCGATTTTCTGGAGCTGCCTCAATACAGTCCTGCTCGAAAGGAGACACTGTGCTAGTAATATACAATAGCACCTATAATCAGTACACTATCGTTCAG aatggcCCCGTGTTGTATTTTTTGCATGCGGAAAGCTATGCGGCCTTCAATTTAACACCGTTGGTAATGGGCGAAGTGCCGAAAATTGTTTACTGTGTTGGGACAGTTGTTGATAAGGATTACTGTCACGCACGTAAAGACGAAAACCGATACAAGGTGTCTCGAGGCACTAGGTTTTATCGGGTGAAAGTTAGACCGTTGCCCAGAAATAGTAGTGGCAGTGGTGGCGGTAGTAGCACTGCCGGTAGCAGCACATCGAAGACCGTAGATTCGGACAAGCACTCcaacaagaaagaaaaaa GTAAATCAAGTACGCTTAGCCGTTCGTCGTCCACAATCACGGATCAGAGCGTTACTGCAGGTACCCCTGGGTTACTCATCGATTCGTTTGCACAAACCGAACAAATGACTTCTCCGCTTATGGAAGACTCTTCCATCAAAACTAGCACTAGCCGGGATATGATTGACTCCGGCGTTGTGGAGCAGCTAAAAAGTACCTACAAGGAACGCAACATTAGCATAACGGACGAGGAGGATGTCACGTACAGTGGAAGCGCCAGTGGTAGTGTTGATTTTGCAGATCAGGACCGACTGCGTTATCAAAGCGTGTGCGAGGAAGATGAAGAAAGGCAACAACCTGACAGCATCAATAGTAATACGACG CTGATGCTGCTGAGAGCTTTCCTTCTTCTCAACGATGACGAGTGA